From a region of the Candidatus Bathyarchaeota archaeon genome:
- a CDS encoding 6-phosphofructokinase encodes MRNLGVVTSGGDAPGMNAAIRAVVRIAYSKNFHVLGFKRGWEGLTTNMPMTLTPRSVGGILQLGGTILHTSRCSQFRRREGLKKAAETLVSNSVEGLIVIGGNGSFKGALELCKETDTLIVGIPASIDNDVFGTDETIGFDTAVNTAVTEIDKIRDTAISHERVFIVEVMGRKRGFLALTIGLTVGAEVILIPEVEYTKENIFKTLRENSAKGKKSGIIVVAEGIGDIHKLAREIEENTGAEVRLSILGYAQRGGNPTARSRLLANLFANKAVELLSKKRGNRIVGLQRGKITSIELEKSCRTEKPLDLNLLKLANILAT; translated from the coding sequence TTGAGGAATTTAGGTGTAGTCACAAGTGGCGGAGATGCGCCTGGTATGAATGCTGCTATTCGGGCAGTAGTCCGCATCGCTTATTCAAAGAATTTTCATGTCTTGGGATTTAAAAGAGGGTGGGAAGGTTTGACAACAAATATGCCTATGACGTTAACCCCCCGTTCTGTTGGTGGAATACTACAATTAGGCGGCACCATTCTTCATACATCAAGATGCTCACAGTTTAGAAGGAGAGAAGGGCTTAAGAAAGCTGCCGAAACTCTTGTCTCGAACAGTGTTGAAGGGCTCATAGTTATTGGCGGTAACGGTTCTTTCAAGGGAGCTTTGGAATTATGTAAAGAAACTGACACGTTAATAGTGGGCATTCCTGCATCAATTGATAATGATGTTTTTGGGACGGATGAAACTATAGGTTTTGACACTGCTGTAAACACGGCGGTAACAGAAATCGACAAAATTCGAGACACTGCAATCTCCCACGAAAGAGTTTTCATTGTTGAAGTTATGGGACGGAAAAGAGGTTTTCTCGCCCTAACAATAGGGCTGACTGTTGGAGCCGAAGTAATTCTGATCCCAGAAGTTGAATATACAAAAGAGAACATCTTCAAAACGCTCAGGGAAAATAGTGCTAAAGGGAAGAAGTCAGGCATAATTGTGGTGGCGGAAGGAATTGGAGATATCCATAAACTTGCAAGGGAAATCGAAGAAAACACAGGCGCTGAAGTTAGACTTAGTATTTTGGGCTATGCCCAAAGAGGCGGCAACCCTACTGCGAGGAGTCGACTTCTGGCTAACTTGTTTGCAAACAAAGCGGTTGAACTATTATCAAAGAAGCGCGGAAACAGAATAGTTGGATTGCAAAGAGGTAAAATCACCAGCATTGAACTAGAGAAGTCATGCAGAACGGAGAAACCTTTGGACCTAAACTTACTCAAGCTGGCGAATATACTAGCAACATAA
- a CDS encoding CdvA-like protein, with translation MSESTSNLFTYLGKAVKDEYGHIIGTMASFLVTPGGRINGVFIEHGDGHIKQYSSDQIKTENDEVVLFAPLKMKANNFCNQIPLLWRKTQAIKDLNEKKKIPEDMYSDLYSSFEGALTQLKTEAEDTIADVEKEIQDCTQRVKELNSALINLEIEREIGQIDEESYQTAIEMVKGGLKRINAEKNDFETLKGKLSNMLLGETQKETLEEKIEETLPVPSSESLDTSLPEPPESPEPSGESPVVVYVKNVDQPSP, from the coding sequence ATGTCTGAATCGACATCCAACCTTTTTACCTATCTCGGCAAGGCGGTAAAGGACGAATACGGCCACATCATCGGCACAATGGCATCATTCCTGGTTACTCCAGGAGGAAGAATAAACGGAGTATTCATAGAACACGGGGATGGTCACATCAAACAATATTCAAGCGACCAAATAAAGACAGAGAACGATGAAGTTGTACTATTTGCGCCACTTAAAATGAAAGCCAACAATTTCTGCAACCAAATCCCGCTTCTTTGGCGGAAAACCCAAGCCATAAAGGACTTGAACGAAAAGAAGAAGATTCCTGAAGACATGTACAGCGACTTGTACTCCAGTTTTGAAGGTGCGTTGACCCAGTTAAAAACAGAAGCAGAAGACACAATTGCAGACGTTGAGAAGGAAATCCAAGATTGCACTCAACGAGTCAAAGAACTCAATTCAGCCCTAATTAATCTGGAAATCGAACGAGAGATAGGACAAATCGATGAAGAATCCTACCAAACTGCTATAGAGATGGTGAAAGGAGGACTCAAACGAATTAATGCAGAGAAGAACGACTTTGAAACACTAAAAGGTAAATTATCCAATATGCTTCTAGGCGAAACACAAAAAGAAACTCTCGAAGAAAAAATCGAAGAAACACTTCCTGTGCCAAGCAGCGAATCCTTAGACACCTCGCTTCCAGAACCACCGGAATCCCCCGAACCTTCGGGGGAATCCCCCGTCGTAGTGTATGTGAAAAACGTCGACCAACCAAGTCCTTAA
- a CDS encoding ribbon-helix-helix domain-containing protein: MRRHYRTIKLPKEMIETIEQLMKEHPEYGYVSIADFVKDSIGQHYCWYIHGIKFEKKRSS; this comes from the coding sequence ATGCGCAGACATTACAGAACCATCAAACTGCCCAAAGAAATGATAGAAACCATAGAACAATTAATGAAAGAACATCCCGAATACGGATATGTCAGCATCGCAGACTTTGTCAAAGACTCCATCGGACAACATTACTGTTGGTATATTCACGGCATCAAATTTGAAAAGAAAAGAAGTTCTTAA
- a CDS encoding site-specific integrase — protein MLMRQPRNSNYVFGENAKKRMRHNFQWTRKHVAMKTANKSFLKIHLHTFPHFFATKLYLQTRDIRYVQKKLGHRSITSTTVYENSDAMEEVEQYTIKAVTSKEEAIKLVELGYEPFDEIDGVRLYVKRCIGLD, from the coding sequence ATGCTGATGCGTCAACCCAGAAACAGCAACTACGTGTTTGGCGAGAACGCCAAGAAACGAATGAGACACAACTTTCAATGGACAAGAAAGCACGTCGCAATGAAAACCGCGAATAAAAGCTTTCTCAAGATACATCTTCATACCTTCCCCCATTTCTTCGCGACAAAACTCTATCTGCAAACAAGGGATATCCGTTACGTCCAAAAGAAATTAGGCCACCGAAGCATAACAAGCACGACAGTCTACGAGAACAGTGACGCCATGGAAGAGGTTGAACAATATACTATTAAAGCAGTGACTTCAAAAGAAGAAGCTATAAAGCTCGTGGAATTAGGATATGAACCGTTTGATGAGATTGACGGAGTTAGGCTCTACGTAAAGAGGTGTATAGGACTTGACTGA
- the fhcD gene encoding formylmethanofuran--tetrahydromethanopterin N-formyltransferase: MRFPTHSVEVHNTFAEMFGMWVGRVLITAENEKWANIAAKTATGFASSIIMSPVEAGIEGSVKRHDTPDGRAGVLIQLYHRTRFDLKAQMILRIGQCIMTCPTAAAFDALPEAKRRLKVGRSLRLFGDGFQKKDTLANRKVWRIPVMEGEFMVEDKFGAVKAIAGGNFIIMAQSGAAGLQAAEKAAEAISSNVKGVIMPFPGGICRSGSKAGSTKYKLKASTNHPFCPKLKELVADSQIPKDVKCVYEIVINGLNLDCVKEAMAEGIKAAVRVPDVARISAGNYGGKLGPYHAYLKEVLELD, translated from the coding sequence CTGCGTTTCCCAACACATTCAGTAGAGGTTCATAACACATTCGCCGAAATGTTTGGTATGTGGGTGGGGCGAGTCTTAATTACTGCAGAAAACGAGAAATGGGCAAACATAGCGGCTAAGACGGCAACTGGCTTTGCTTCTTCAATTATCATGTCTCCAGTAGAAGCTGGAATAGAAGGATCTGTAAAACGACATGACACCCCAGATGGACGTGCAGGTGTATTGATTCAGCTTTATCATAGAACACGGTTTGATTTGAAGGCTCAAATGATCCTTAGAATTGGACAGTGTATAATGACTTGTCCTACAGCTGCGGCTTTTGACGCGTTGCCAGAAGCGAAAAGAAGATTGAAGGTGGGGCGTAGCCTTCGCCTTTTCGGAGACGGATTCCAAAAAAAAGACACTTTGGCGAATAGGAAAGTCTGGCGAATTCCAGTTATGGAAGGCGAGTTTATGGTAGAAGACAAGTTTGGAGCTGTAAAAGCAATTGCAGGAGGAAATTTCATAATCATGGCTCAGAGCGGCGCAGCTGGTTTACAAGCGGCAGAGAAGGCGGCAGAAGCTATTAGTAGCAACGTTAAAGGCGTGATAATGCCATTTCCAGGGGGCATCTGCAGGTCAGGCTCCAAAGCAGGCTCGACTAAATACAAGCTTAAAGCGTCCACCAACCATCCCTTCTGTCCAAAACTTAAAGAGCTAGTGGCAGACTCGCAGATACCTAAAGATGTCAAGTGTGTTTACGAAATCGTCATCAATGGTCTCAACCTAGATTGTGTGAAAGAAGCGATGGCTGAAGGGATAAAAGCGGCTGTGAGAGTGCCCGACGTGGCTAGAATTTCTGCTGGAAACTATGGCGGAAAGCTTGGTCCTTACCACGCTTACCTTAAAGAAGTTCTTGAGTTAGATTAG
- a CDS encoding Snf7 family protein, whose product MSERFAKRWEEAPNQQPFTTKIKESLKPPGPLKPRLDTAIRRIELQVQRLDQAGERFSGRDKKIFARIVDAYTKHDMARANVFANELAEIRKMEEMIMHGRLALEQIVLRLRTVSELGDIVTTLAPAVGVLRSVKSGMSAIFPEAERELGQIGNMLNGIMIDAGQSSGLTINFESANEDAQKILAEASSVAEQKIKEKFPELPAAIAQVGEKSSTNTA is encoded by the coding sequence ATGTCAGAAAGATTTGCTAAACGATGGGAAGAAGCCCCAAATCAGCAACCATTCACAACTAAGATTAAGGAATCTTTGAAACCACCAGGTCCTCTGAAACCGCGACTTGACACGGCGATCAGACGCATCGAACTTCAAGTTCAAAGGCTTGACCAAGCAGGCGAACGCTTCTCAGGACGAGACAAGAAAATCTTCGCCAGAATAGTTGACGCCTACACAAAACATGACATGGCACGTGCAAACGTCTTCGCAAACGAGCTTGCTGAAATACGAAAGATGGAAGAAATGATAATGCATGGAAGGCTTGCCTTAGAGCAGATTGTGCTAAGGTTAAGAACAGTTTCCGAACTCGGCGACATTGTAACAACACTTGCTCCTGCAGTTGGAGTATTACGCAGTGTAAAGAGTGGCATGTCAGCGATATTTCCTGAAGCCGAAAGAGAGTTAGGACAAATAGGAAACATGTTGAACGGCATAATGATTGATGCTGGTCAAAGCAGCGGATTGACAATCAACTTTGAATCTGCGAATGAAGACGCTCAGAAAATCCTTGCGGAAGCATCCTCAGTAGCAGAGCAAAAAATCAAAGAGAAATTCCCAGAGCTACCTGCAGCAATCGCACAAGTTGGAGAAAAGTCTTCCACCAATACAGCTTAG
- a CDS encoding S8 family serine peptidase — protein sequence MKKVVFIVMLQLLLISVFTFAVNIQPIETETLGWAGDCDTATDSHTHTELMNISQLSFSQIDNWNFNTMRVLRAEWDDLVSVNHDYGELIVGVDGISSDSYSELIELIRSSGGELVNRVSMRGHISAVVANIPQLSMSTFVMKAHAAGLSRYVEPNVRLKADFIPNDPGWQMQWGPHAIEADLAWNTTVGDSSIIVAVIDSGIDASHEDLAANIVPLGFDWVNNDTNPWDDHGHGTHCAGIIAALLNNSFGIAGLAQVRLMAEKVLNQRGEGSADDVANAIVHAVDQGADILSMSLGAFVESTIIYAAIKYADEQGVLIIGSAGNDASEWYHWPASYKEVIAVTATSESNDPAEFTNHGDWVEVAAPGVNIYSTWLGDEYKSLSGTSMSAPHVTGVAALIWSQFPNMTRDQVRAQLRYTADDLGDPTFDEYYGYGLINARRAVEQDPPVHDVVLLHWKAPYVLKPFDTAIFNGTLLNFGTANEDNLTVQLLVNGTVEASKLVNNLTGGASIMTSHLWSPIAEGTYNVTMQVIPVNGETATQNNVLSENLIVRISKTFEVPNDFPRIQNAINKVDNGSTIQVEPGTYYEHIIVPKSMTIHGENSNTTIIDGTGIKSVIKIFANNVSINGFTIQNSGSKPLHGDSGIVLYSSHNNISSNIIWDNYYGIRLLSEQNTIVGNIVSNSARGISLEGSNENILRDNHMIGNTRNLDIDFLGGTLSDYMNDIDASNTVDGKPVYYWVNQHNKSIPNDAGYVAILNSTWIVVKDLNLSNSGQGLLFVSTANSTVANVQAFDNLIGIYMVKSDDNAIHNCMVTDNLVGIWLSYCSGNIVEANTASKGMFGIALYESSYNSILGNTLLNNTLLLGIGFSLESNSNCNSFFRNNLISNSIQAYIFDNSVNNTLDNGYEGNYWSNYAGLDSDGDGIGDSPYAIDENNTDNYPLMNIYWNPADINHDLKVDIYDVVLACNAYSSTPSDPHWNPHCDIAESYGVIDIYDVVMICTSYGEEYFP from the coding sequence GTGAAAAAAGTAGTCTTTATAGTAATGCTACAGCTGCTTTTGATCAGCGTATTCACATTTGCAGTAAACATCCAACCAATAGAGACTGAGACCTTAGGATGGGCTGGAGACTGTGATACAGCGACAGATTCACACACACATACGGAATTGATGAATATTTCTCAGTTGTCTTTTTCGCAGATTGACAATTGGAACTTCAATACTATGCGTGTGTTAAGGGCGGAATGGGATGATCTTGTGTCTGTCAACCATGATTATGGAGAGCTTATTGTTGGGGTCGATGGAATTAGCTCAGACAGTTACTCGGAGCTCATAGAGCTAATTAGAAGTAGTGGTGGTGAACTCGTTAACAGAGTTTCTATGCGTGGCCATATTAGTGCTGTTGTTGCCAATATTCCTCAATTGTCAATGTCTACTTTCGTAATGAAGGCTCATGCTGCAGGGCTGTCAAGATATGTCGAGCCTAATGTGAGATTAAAAGCCGACTTCATACCAAACGATCCAGGTTGGCAGATGCAATGGGGGCCACATGCAATAGAAGCAGACTTGGCTTGGAATACCACGGTGGGAGATTCTTCCATTATCGTTGCCGTTATAGATTCCGGAATTGACGCAAGTCATGAAGACTTGGCTGCAAACATTGTTCCATTGGGATTCGATTGGGTAAACAATGATACCAACCCTTGGGATGACCATGGGCATGGAACCCACTGTGCAGGCATCATCGCAGCATTGCTAAACAACAGCTTTGGGATAGCTGGCCTAGCTCAAGTACGATTAATGGCTGAAAAAGTGCTTAACCAGCGCGGTGAGGGATCAGCAGATGATGTTGCGAATGCGATAGTTCACGCGGTGGATCAAGGAGCGGACATTTTAAGCATGAGTCTTGGAGCTTTCGTGGAAAGCACGATAATTTATGCGGCCATAAAATATGCTGATGAGCAGGGTGTGTTGATAATTGGGTCGGCGGGAAATGACGCTTCGGAATGGTATCATTGGCCAGCATCATATAAGGAAGTGATAGCCGTTACGGCCACTAGTGAAAGTAATGATCCAGCTGAATTCACTAATCATGGAGATTGGGTTGAAGTTGCGGCGCCAGGTGTCAACATATACTCAACCTGGCTAGGTGATGAATACAAAAGCTTGAGTGGGACATCCATGTCAGCTCCTCACGTGACAGGTGTCGCAGCATTAATCTGGAGCCAATTCCCCAACATGACTAGAGACCAAGTGCGAGCTCAGCTACGTTACACAGCTGATGACTTGGGCGACCCCACATTTGATGAATATTACGGATATGGCTTGATCAACGCAAGAAGAGCTGTTGAACAGGACCCGCCTGTACATGACGTTGTCTTGCTGCACTGGAAGGCTCCTTACGTCTTGAAGCCATTTGATACAGCTATTTTCAACGGCACTCTGCTGAACTTCGGAACTGCTAACGAAGACAACTTGACAGTGCAGTTGTTGGTTAACGGAACTGTTGAAGCTTCTAAACTCGTTAACAATTTGACAGGTGGTGCATCAATCATGACTAGTCACCTATGGAGTCCAATAGCTGAAGGAACTTACAACGTCACAATGCAAGTAATCCCAGTGAACGGAGAAACAGCAACGCAAAACAATGTGTTGTCTGAAAACCTTATAGTCAGAATCTCAAAAACCTTTGAAGTACCCAATGATTTTCCAAGAATACAGAATGCCATAAACAAAGTTGACAATGGATCCACGATTCAAGTTGAACCAGGAACTTACTATGAACATATTATCGTACCAAAATCAATGACTATTCATGGAGAGAACTCCAACACTACGATTATTGACGGAACCGGTATCAAGTCCGTAATCAAGATATTCGCCAACAATGTGAGTATCAACGGGTTTACCATTCAAAACAGCGGCTCAAAACCGTTGCATGGCGACAGCGGCATTGTCTTATACAGCTCGCACAATAACATCAGCTCAAACATAATTTGGGACAATTACTACGGAATTAGACTTCTTTCTGAGCAAAACACGATTGTCGGAAATATAGTCTCAAATTCTGCAAGGGGCATAAGTCTGGAGGGATCAAATGAAAACATTCTCAGAGATAATCATATGATTGGTAACACCCGCAATCTTGACATAGATTTTCTTGGAGGAACACTTTCAGATTACATGAATGATATAGATGCTTCAAACACTGTAGACGGGAAGCCTGTCTACTACTGGGTGAACCAACACAATAAATCGATCCCAAATGACGCGGGATATGTAGCCATCTTGAACTCTACCTGGATTGTAGTGAAAGACTTGAACCTCTCAAACAGTGGCCAAGGCTTGCTGTTTGTCTCTACAGCTAACTCCACAGTGGCAAACGTGCAAGCCTTCGACAACTTAATTGGTATCTACATGGTCAAGTCGGACGACAATGCAATACACAATTGCATGGTTACAGACAACTTGGTTGGAATTTGGCTAAGTTATTGCAGTGGCAACATAGTCGAAGCCAACACAGCGTCGAAGGGGATGTTTGGCATAGCCCTATATGAATCGAGCTACAACAGCATTTTAGGAAACACACTATTGAATAATACGCTATTACTGGGTATAGGATTCAGTTTAGAGTCAAACTCCAACTGTAACAGTTTTTTCCGAAATAACCTCATCAGCAACTCAATTCAAGCTTATATATTCGACAACTCTGTCAATAACACCTTGGATAATGGTTATGAAGGAAACTATTGGAGTAATTATGCTGGGCTGGACTCTGACGGTGATGGAATAGGTGATTCACCTTATGCTATTGATGAAAATAATACCGATAATTATCCACTAATGAATATTTACTGGAACCCAGCAGACATCAACCACGATTTGAAAGTTGACATATACGATGTCGTTTTAGCCTGTAACGCCTATAGCTCCACTCCCTCTGACCCGCACTGGAACCCTCACTGTGACATAGCTGAATCCTATGGAGTAATAGACATATACGATGTAGTAATGATCTGTACAAGCTACGGAGAAGAATACTTCCCATAA
- the mobB gene encoding molybdopterin-guanine dinucleotide biosynthesis protein B: protein MIVIAVIGSKKSGKTTTIEVLVKGLTRRGHRVATIKHVSQPDFTIDVKGKDSWRHAQAGAKTIMIVAAKELSIIKKGDTTKLSLKEIVKNCQNSTDFVILEGFGGLVEQEPTVLKIVAVKTFYEAIEALKRFELIIAFTGSAALAAKSLGVPVVDILEEPRKLVEAVEKKIRL from the coding sequence ATGATTGTAATTGCGGTTATTGGAAGCAAAAAATCAGGCAAGACAACAACGATCGAGGTTCTAGTCAAAGGCTTAACAAGACGTGGGCATCGTGTTGCCACTATCAAGCATGTTTCTCAACCAGACTTCACAATAGATGTTAAGGGGAAAGATTCTTGGCGGCACGCACAAGCAGGTGCAAAAACAATAATGATAGTTGCTGCTAAAGAACTGAGTATCATTAAGAAAGGTGACACTACAAAACTAAGCCTTAAAGAAATTGTCAAAAACTGCCAAAACAGCACTGATTTTGTTATTCTTGAAGGTTTTGGAGGTTTAGTTGAACAAGAACCAACAGTGCTCAAAATAGTAGCTGTCAAAACATTTTACGAAGCTATAGAAGCGTTAAAACGTTTTGAACTAATAATTGCATTTACAGGTTCTGCAGCTTTGGCAGCAAAAAGTCTAGGCGTACCTGTCGTAGATATTCTTGAAGAACCAAGAAAACTTGTAGAAGCTGTTGAGAAAAAAATTAGGCTTTAA
- a CDS encoding NADH:flavin oxidoreductase — MLVRLLDCFDVKGLTLKNRIVMPPIHTGLATTAGAVTDKLVEHYGKRSKNLGLLIIEHSYVSLEGKLSERQLGIYDDNLIIGLEKLSSKIHSMGTPAVIQINHAGKHAKQEITGLQPVAPSSSREARELKLKEIEDLVETFALAAERAMRAGFDGVEVHGAHGFLLNQFFSPLANARRDKYGESLENRIRFPLAVVERVKEKVGGRLLLYRLGSDDLDPNGVLIEDSKKFAIELQKAGVDILDVSGGLCGSRPMQLQGEQGYFVAQAQQIRGVLDIPVIGVGGIKDPEFANKLVEEEKVDLVAVGRELLKDPDWIQNAIKTLKKS, encoded by the coding sequence GTGTTGGTTAGACTGTTAGATTGTTTTGATGTAAAGGGATTAACACTCAAAAATAGAATTGTGATGCCTCCCATTCACACGGGCTTGGCGACAACGGCAGGAGCTGTAACGGACAAGCTTGTTGAACATTATGGTAAACGGTCAAAGAATCTTGGTCTTCTAATAATCGAACATAGCTATGTGTCCCTTGAAGGAAAGCTGAGCGAAAGACAGCTTGGAATATACGACGATAATTTAATTATAGGTTTGGAGAAGCTTTCAAGTAAAATCCATTCTATGGGAACACCTGCAGTGATACAAATCAATCATGCTGGCAAGCATGCCAAACAAGAAATCACTGGACTTCAACCCGTAGCTCCATCAAGTAGTAGAGAAGCGCGCGAACTAAAGCTTAAGGAAATCGAAGATTTGGTTGAAACGTTTGCGCTTGCTGCTGAGAGGGCTATGAGAGCAGGTTTTGATGGTGTTGAGGTGCATGGGGCACACGGATTTCTATTAAATCAATTTTTCTCTCCCTTGGCAAACGCGAGACGGGATAAGTATGGTGAATCTTTGGAGAATAGAATAAGGTTTCCCCTGGCGGTTGTTGAGAGAGTGAAGGAAAAAGTCGGAGGAAGGCTCCTTCTTTATCGTTTAGGCTCTGACGATTTAGATCCAAATGGTGTCCTAATAGAAGATTCTAAGAAATTTGCTATAGAACTTCAGAAGGCGGGGGTAGACATCCTGGATGTGTCTGGGGGTCTATGCGGTAGTCGACCTATGCAGTTGCAGGGAGAACAAGGGTATTTTGTTGCTCAAGCGCAGCAAATCAGGGGAGTTTTAGACATACCTGTTATCGGTGTTGGAGGGATTAAGGATCCCGAGTTTGCGAATAAACTGGTTGAAGAGGAAAAAGTTGACTTGGTTGCAGTGGGTAGGGAACTCCTGAAAGATCCTGATTGGATACAGAACGCTATCAAGACTTTAAAAAAGAGTTGA
- a CDS encoding triphosphoribosyl-dephospho-CoA synthase: protein MQRDICKTTKYISSCLQLAVLLEVSANKPGNVNKTANFKSTRYEHFLASAVAVEPSFARAAQRGIMIYNEKIDLNEMGIGEIIKQSVVSINAWQHGNNTLLGTVLLLFPIAAAAGMTLAERDELSISRLRKNIKLVVESTTSLDAVAVYEAINIANPNGLVGKAPTLNVNDPHSKERILEENITLHDIFRISASYDSISREWVENYPLTFEAGLPYFTQQLKETNNLNTAIVQTFLKILSIVPDTLVARKVGLERAKEISEQANEVLISGGLATTLGREKLSGFDKKLRGSTNQYNPGTTADIISAVLAVSLLDGYRP from the coding sequence TTGCAGCGAGACATTTGTAAAACAACAAAGTACATTTCCAGCTGTCTTCAACTGGCTGTCCTCTTAGAAGTTAGTGCAAACAAGCCTGGGAACGTTAATAAAACAGCAAATTTTAAAAGCACGCGATATGAACATTTTTTGGCTTCCGCCGTAGCCGTTGAACCTAGTTTTGCACGAGCTGCGCAACGGGGCATCATGATTTACAACGAAAAAATTGACCTAAACGAAATGGGCATTGGAGAAATTATAAAGCAATCGGTGGTGAGTATTAATGCTTGGCAACATGGGAACAACACGTTGCTAGGCACAGTTCTTCTGCTTTTCCCAATCGCCGCAGCAGCCGGAATGACGTTGGCTGAAAGAGACGAACTTTCTATTTCCCGACTGAGAAAAAACATAAAACTAGTCGTAGAATCAACCACGTCATTAGATGCAGTAGCAGTTTACGAAGCAATAAACATAGCCAATCCAAACGGTTTAGTTGGTAAAGCGCCAACTCTCAACGTGAACGACCCCCACTCAAAGGAAAGAATCCTAGAAGAGAACATAACTCTCCATGATATTTTCAGAATCTCAGCATCCTACGACTCTATATCAAGAGAATGGGTAGAAAATTATCCCTTAACCTTTGAAGCTGGCTTGCCATATTTCACCCAGCAACTCAAGGAAACAAATAATCTAAACACTGCAATAGTTCAAACTTTCCTCAAAATACTTTCAATAGTTCCCGATACACTTGTCGCCCGAAAAGTTGGCTTAGAGAGAGCGAAAGAAATTTCTGAACAAGCAAATGAAGTGTTGATTTCGGGCGGTTTAGCAACAACTCTTGGTAGAGAAAAGCTTTCTGGCTTCGATAAGAAGCTGCGTGGGTCAACTAATCAATATAACCCTGGTACAACTGCTGATATTATATCTGCAGTTTTAGCCGTAAGCCTTCTGGATGGTTATCGCCCGTAA
- a CDS encoding AAA family ATPase has translation MSASQELEKAATNYASEAVRLDKQGSRGMAITMYQRAIETLLRIVHLYPDYGLNKVYIQRAMAYQERVKVLQGGMPLRPDVEKRPADATEPQEAGKASYDELIMQEKPNVKWQEVVGLEPAKKAIKEAIVYPVQRPDLFPLGWPRGILLFGPPGCGKTLLAAAVATEIDGNFISVDAASIMSKWLGEGERNVAQLFTSARKSANNGKPAIVFIDELDSLLGRHSSEVGGEVRVRNQFLKEMDGVIDKGKSLHAYVIGATNRPWDLDWPFIRRFQKRIIVPLPDHHSRLQMFKLYTSNLNLDPSISLHELARLSEGFSGSDIKDCCQSAYLRVIGEFFESGRVNDKQAKPRPVTMDDFRQILEDRKPSVSLDMVASYNKWFDAFKAL, from the coding sequence ATGAGTGCTTCTCAAGAACTTGAAAAAGCAGCGACAAACTACGCGTCCGAAGCTGTTAGATTGGACAAACAAGGCTCAAGGGGAATGGCTATCACGATGTACCAGAGAGCCATAGAAACACTACTAAGAATAGTACACTTGTATCCTGACTATGGCTTAAACAAAGTCTACATACAACGTGCAATGGCATATCAAGAAAGAGTTAAAGTGCTACAAGGCGGAATGCCTCTAAGGCCAGATGTAGAGAAAAGACCTGCCGACGCTACAGAACCTCAAGAAGCTGGAAAAGCAAGCTACGACGAACTAATAATGCAGGAGAAACCTAACGTAAAATGGCAGGAAGTCGTAGGTCTGGAACCAGCGAAAAAAGCCATAAAAGAAGCAATTGTTTACCCAGTTCAGAGACCAGATCTGTTCCCACTAGGATGGCCCCGAGGAATACTCCTTTTCGGACCACCAGGCTGCGGAAAGACTTTGCTGGCAGCCGCTGTCGCCACAGAAATTGACGGTAACTTCATATCTGTTGACGCAGCGTCAATAATGTCTAAGTGGCTAGGAGAAGGCGAGAGGAATGTGGCGCAACTTTTTACATCTGCGAGAAAGTCTGCTAATAATGGGAAACCTGCTATCGTATTCATTGACGAACTAGATTCTCTATTGGGAAGACATTCTAGCGAAGTTGGCGGCGAAGTTCGTGTACGAAACCAGTTTCTTAAAGAAATGGATGGTGTTATTGATAAAGGTAAAAGCTTGCACGCATACGTAATAGGGGCTACGAATCGACCTTGGGATCTGGATTGGCCTTTTATCAGAAGATTTCAGAAGAGAATCATAGTGCCGCTACCTGACCATCATTCAAGGTTGCAGATGTTTAAACTTTACACCAGTAATTTGAACCTGGACCCAAGCATCAGTCTTCACGAATTGGCCAGACTTTCAGAAGGGTTTTCAGGAAGCGATATAAAAGATTGTTGTCAGTCAGCCTACTTGAGAGTCATCGGTGAATTCTTCGAGTCTGGGCGAGTAAATGATAAACAAGCTAAGCCTAGACCCGTAACTATGGACGACTTTCGACAAATACTTGAAGATCGGAAGCCAAGCGTTTCCCTTGACATGGTTGCATCCTACAACAAATGGTTTGACGCTTTTAAGGCACTCTAG